Sequence from the Mixophyes fleayi isolate aMixFle1 chromosome 4, aMixFle1.hap1, whole genome shotgun sequence genome:
GGATTAAATAATGGAGTAACCACTGTGTATAGTAGAGATAAAATCTTTTTAGTGGTAGATGATCGTCCTCTGGATGGACATACATAGACAGCAATCAGAGTTCCATAATACGTACACACCACAGCAAGGTGGGAGctacaggtggagaaggctttctgtTTCCCAATGGCAGATGGTATTTTCAGTATAGCAATTGCAATGCAGACATAAGTTGAAATGATGAACAGTGTTTCTACAACAGTTTCAGGAGTGGCAATACTAATTACTACCATTTCCAAAATGGATGTATCAGAGCACGAAAGTTCAACAAGAGGAGAAAAATTGCAGAAAAAGTGGTCAATAACATTGGGTCCACAGAAATATAGGTTAGACATCAGGATGACAAAAATAAGTGATATCATGAAGCCTAATGCCCAACACCACCCAATTATATGGAAACATAATGAGGAATTCATTGTGGTAGAATAATGCAAAGGTTTACAGATGGCCAAATATCTGTCATACGACATCACAGTGAGAAGATGACATTCTGTAAGTAAAGTTACACTACAGGCATAAAATTGTATGATGCAGCCAAAATCTGAAATGGTGCCACCACTATTTAGTATTACATGAAGCATGATTGGAGCAACGCTTGTGGTGAAAGTCACATCACATAATGACAAATGACTAAGAAAGAAGTACATGGGGGAATGAAGATTACTAGTGGTAGAAACCAAAATGATGATTAAGAGATTACCAGCTAAGGTAGGTCATAAGGAGGACATAGGTCATAAGGAGGACAATGAAGAGTGGAATTCTTGAGCTTTCAAGACCAAGGAAGCCAAGAAGAAAAAATTGTTTGATTGTTGTTCGGTTCAGCCTTAAGGTTATCTGATGGGACAAATGTAAAACATCAACACAATCTTCTCTCTCAACAACACAATTTGAATTTTGAATCTTCAACGTTATGAAAAGACTTAGAAAGAGACAACCTTCACATCAGCTGGTTGACATCGACATCCTCCCACAGACATTGCACTGTGTTTCTGAGAATTGTattatcacgcgccgggtgttcaggcagcgcacctgacacccggcagactcacctctcatcggcgctccgcttcccgctgggcgccgccatcttggattcgggtctgcgcaagCGCAGACTCGGCGATTatgctaattcccctgctctctgctgattggtccttctccctggcggcaagtttaaaaggcacctcctctctatcttcagtgcctgttcttcgtgttacctcctggtgattgaagtggcttCCGGTTACTTTCCAGTtatttacctccattctggactgcagagctgacgctcatcttcggacatctccactacatttgtcttcagagctgacgctcattctcctgaacttttaccacatagtggtctgcagagctgacgctcactctaccaaactctccgccacatagtggcctgcagagctgacgctcactctacggaactctccgccacatagtggcctgcagagctgacgctcatctccagacatctcctctacatttgtcttcagagctgacgctcattctcctgaactttacaccacatagtggtttacagagttacaccgatctgcatcatcttcattgccattacttattgtattgatcatccttcctacggtactactgcctgtagtcttcccagggactttcgtacagtgctctagtagggaccacgacctgcgaggtagacacagctaagcccataccgctttgcggcggttcctggtgaacaccgtctcctcgttatactccgcgccctgttggagtagtgccaaactgttagaatctcttggtttcgctacatctgccgagtctcctcgtaagaaccgtgacagtaagaacaggccctaAAACATTGTCATTAACATGACGGAATCTAACGTGGAACCATCTGCTAAGGACATTCTTTAGCACTTGCTCAACCGAGTAGAGCAACAAGATGTGATCCAATGACAGCTATTACAGGGCTTCCAAAGTCTGGCGGCCCGCTTTGACTCACTGCAAGCAACTCCACCGGTTCAAGCGGCTAATCCGCCGGCACCTGCTCCTGCAGCTGCTTACAATTCGACTCTTCGGATTCCAACTCCTTCTAAATTCGATGGAGATCCTGCAACCTGCcgtggtttcttgaaccagtgttcaatacaatttGAACTCAAACCACAGAATTTCCCAACCCAGCGCTCTAAGGTGGCATACCTAATATCCTTactttctggtcaagccttagcctgggcctcacctctctGGGAACTTGATGACCCAATCCTGGCCGACAGTGCTGCCTTCATTGCCGCTTTTCGcaggatttttgacgaaccaggaagGGTGACCTCAGCAGCGTCTAGCATTCTCCGCCTGCGTCAAGGTTCCCACTCCGTGGCTCAGTATGTTATTCAGTTTCAAACGTTGTCATCAGAATTACGTTGGAACAACGATGCGTTGGTAGCAACGTTCTGACAGGACCTATCTGACAAGATCAAGGACGCTTTAGCTTCCCAAGAACTCCCCACTACTTTAGATGCCATGATCTCGCTATGCAATCGCGTGAATCTACATTTCCGCGAACGATCTTCAGAGAAGGACTCCTCCCGGTGCAGTTCCACCAGACTCGCGCCTCGCTTCACTCATCCGGTGACAATggagaaacccatgcaaattgggcgctctcaattaactccagaggaacgtgacagAAGACTAAGGAATaagttgtgcctttattgtgcggATCCGGATCATCTATTGAATGTCTGTCCCAAGAGGTcaggaaatgccagaccctaacctgctccggagaggtcagattagggctttctaaAACCTCTCCCTCATTTGGAATTTCTAATGTCTGCTCCTTTCCTATTACCCTTCACGGTCCGCGTGGTCCCGTTCACACTTCTGCTatgttggactctggagcagccggaaattttatctctttctctttaatttcGCAGGTTTCTATACCAACTGTACCGCTGGAAATTCCTGTCTCTATTACGGCCATCGACGGCTCCCGTATAGCCAATGGTACAGTGAAAACCCGGACTGAACCCATCGTCCTCCAAATAGGAGCCTTACATCGTGAAGTGATTACCTTCCACGTGCTACCAGCTACTACTACCCCCGTCATTCTAGGTCTACCATGGCTCCAGCAGCACTCTACTCAACTTCACTGGTCTACCTCGCAGATTCTGTCCTGGGGTCTTACTTGTCTCCTGAAATGTTTGACTCAAGTCCAACCCCTTGGCTCCATTTCCACTTCCTCCAATACCAAGGTCTCCGTTCTGCCCAAACAATATCACTCCCTTTTAGACGTATTTGATAAAGTTCGCTCGGAGCATCTGGCACCCCATCGCTCATGAGACTGTCCTATCGAACTGCAGCCGGGTAAAATACCTCCTCGGGGCCGAGTGTACCCCCTCTCCATACCCGAGACCTCTTCCATGTcagaatatgttaaagaaaacctatcccgaggctttatcagaccctccTCATCACCGGCGGGAGCGGGgcttttctttgttaaaaaaaagatggATCGTTAAGACCTTGCATCGATTACCGTGGTTTAAATGCCATTACGATCaaaaaccgataccccattccgcTTATCACCGAACTGTTTGATCGTATCAAAGGAGCGAGGATCTTCATCAAACTAGATCTGCagggagcatataatctcatcaggattagagcaggagacgaatggaagacggcttttaatacccgcgatgggcattacgaatatctggtaatgccctttggtctGTGCAACGCCCCCGCCGTCTTTCAGAGTTTTATCAATGAAATATTTAGAGATCTACTATACCTCTATGTCGTGGTTTATCTAGATGATATCTTGGTGttctctcctgacatcacctCGCAACGTAGGCATGTAAGGAGGATCTTTCCAGATTATGACACCATCAACTCTTttgtaaactggagaagtgtgtcttcgAGCTCCCTCAAATGCCATTCCTGGGTTACATCGTATCCGGATCCGGGCTACAAATGGACCCAAACAAAGTCAAAGCAATTTTAGAATGGCCTCTTCCCCTTGGGCTGAAACCTATTCAGCGAATccttggattcgccaactactataggtgCTTCATCCAGTGCTACTCTACCATCGTGGCACCTATTGTGGCTCTAAATCGAAAGGGTTCCAACCCTTAATCGTGGTCTTCAGCTCCTGTCGATACCTTTGACTTCTTGAAACAAGCTTTTGTCTCTGCACCTATTCTCCAACAACCGGATGTCTCCTCTCCGTTCTTTCTAGAGATCGACGCCTCCAATGTGGGCATCGGGGCTGTTctctcacagaaatctcctctggcccaattccatccgtgtgcctttttctctagaaaatttctcccggctgagaagaattacaccataggAGATAAAGAGTTGTTGGCAATCAAAGCAGCACTAGCTGAATGGCGATATCTTCTCGAGGCAGCACTGCATCCAGTGACTATCTTCACAAACCACAAAAACTTACTCTACCTCCAAACCGCTCAGTGCTTGAATcccagacaagcacgctggtcattattcttttctcgcttcgaacttcgCATTACTTTTAAACCTGGCATTAGGAATAAAagagctgatgctctttctcgtgcATTTCCCACTCAtgaaggcacagaggaggattCTGTTCATCCCATTCTAGACCCTAAATGCCTAGTCTTCGCAACTCAACTCAAATCCTCTAAACCTCCACCTGGGAAAAGTTTTGTCTCTCCTAGTCTTCGCCACAAgctgctgaaacattatcactCCACCGTCTTCGCTGGACATACCGGTTCCCGCAAAACCATTGAATTAATCTCCAGGAACTATTGGTGGCCCAGTCTTCATACGGACATTAAGTACTTCGTCTCCTCCTGTAATGTTTGTTCTCAGAACAAATCCACACATCAGTCCCCTGCAGGCTTACTACTTCCATTGCCCATACCTTgtgaaccatggacccatataagcatggattttattaccgatctcccacctagtaaaaattgtactgtcatatgggtggtagtggatcgattttctaaaatgtcccatttcacggcacttccgggtcttccatcctctccagtcctggTGGTCCactttgtcaaggagatattcTGCCTACATGGTTGTCCGCtcaacatagtttccgatcgaggTGTCCAATTCGTTTCAAAATTTTGGAGATCCCTCTGCAAATTATTGGGTATCAAATTGAGTTTATCatctggatatcatcctcaatcgaatggacagaccgaaagggtgaaccaGGATCTGGACACTTACCTCAGGATGTTCTCTTCTGCCAACCAGGACAACTGGGTTGATCTTCTACCGTGGgcggagtttgcccacaataatgcCTTCCACGAGTCCTCTTCTAAATCTCCTTTCTTAgtggtctatggacatcatccgTCCCTTTCTGAATTTgagtccctcccacccacccagttGCCTGCAGCCAATTCTCTATATAACAAATTCCTCACCATTTGGAGACAAGTAAGGTCTTGCCTTAAGAAAACTTCTACACGCTACAAACTGGCCGCGGATAAAAAAAcgtagatttttttttccccatcttcAAGGTCGGTGATagagtgtggctctccaccaaaaatatatgcctcagagtcccctgcatgaaattggctctgcgatttattggcccatacagCATCTCTGAAGTTATTAACCCAGTTTGCTTTAAATTACGATTACCAGCATCTCTTCGCATTGTTAACTCTTTCCATGTGtctttattaaaacctctgaagatTAATCAATTTACTTCGGTAGCTCCTTCCACCACTCCTGGAgtccatcaagaggaggagttcgaactcaaacaaatcttggactcgaAAAATTGTAAAGGCGGTTTGAAATACCTCgttgattggaagggcttcggccccGAAGAGCGCTCTTGGGTTCGTGCCTCCGACATCCATGCTCCCTACCTGCTGGATAAATTCCACAAGAAGTTTCCTTTGAAACCTTGCAGTAGACGTGCAGAGTAACACGGCTGAGTCACACGGTGTAACAGAATTAGAaatagtaggaacaacatttgcgggaacatactgagaatttaaccgTCCAAGATAagtaactactaaaacatttgtgggaatattttcaggcacttccatttctcccacagaaatagtcttctcaacaattatgtcctctttaaaatcagcctcctcctgtagcaaattctgtgcagcatctggtagtatgctgctagcatcatcagcttcccccagcagaGTAAATGGGGCGATTGATGCTCCcgcttgtgaaagaagctgcaGCAGGCACTGCCTTTCATCAGTCACACGGCGACACTGATCTtgccagaatggggtatgaagcCCACCCCAGAAATATACCTCTTCTTGAGCATACTCAAaacactcctctaggcagtccaggtattCCACAAGACTCATCTTGTAGCGCGGAATAAGAACCATTATGCGATACTCGCTAAAAGGATGGATTGGGCTGTCCTGCTCCCAGAGGAGGTGTTCAATGATCTCCCCgcgtgtcttgttgtggcaggagaaacctcgcagctgaccttcttcaattagctctgccatactcatcatgtTAAGTGGATCCTTTAGATCTATGATAATGTACCCacttggatcctctggttcagtgacaatatccacaccttgatcctctggttctgtcttggtccccagctcaggttccatatcacatgGCTTCTTTGCATCATTCTATAATAATGCGCaaaccagctcctttttagttttatctatccagtcgagacctcgctgctcacacagggcaattaaaacttcttttgcttttttcttgtaagcagctgccatccttgcagttactttgcaaaataaaagatagaaaagaaaaacaagagagaaggggagggaactgctttgcacgtatgtcttcaaaaattatagccctgagctttgtccttgtaaaactattgtattcctcgcaaggttacaatcactttataagtgcaagggttaattgcttaaaccatgcacttaatactctaagaaattaaatcatcccaccgctatgccaccaatttgtcacgaatacgctcccagctgccgtgactttggggtgtttgctgtatgaggtcacacacgatttcagcccgcagtctctctcacctatcacagaggttctagacctacggaatcgcccccaacacagtgctctcacaccccccagacactttaggttcagccaccacctattgggtacggacaataggaccccaatacacacctccagactgttacacaaatgtaaatacaagcacacacagcttgttaatcaaatgtatcaacaaatcacacactggcattccaagggttaacctggtcgagcaatctctcttctacacaggcaatggattctttagagtatcaaagacgcaacttattaaattatagatttaatatacaaaaggtacagggctaACAgagaacaaaaataatgaataacaattgatAAATTTGAcacaacaagcaaaaacagtttaaaataaaaaggattacattcagatttgcacttacatgaattgcattctggccaatgggaattggctaagaagatggacagctgatcaatgtaacttgatttccctaaaagtctgacagttttttccttcagaacacagatttttaagcaaactcaaatgggacggcattcacaggggcagtgtgaatgctaatgtgggggaggaaatgtcccctgggtgtcacctcaggtttgttcaaactattcctaaattTTGACCGGTCTTAGCTTTACTCAGATacctcccagagacataactttcccttcaataaaccaataacaatttcccgcacatttaaattcCAAATataatgagattacaacaatatccaatctcatcatGAAATACCTGTGCCTATGGCTGTTTCCTGTGTAGTTGGTATTTatgtttcaagacccttgtgtggtttttgcccctcagtacagagtggcatccagatttcccaaaatgtgaacgatgtagacattttcctttgaaacccatatttccatatatctttataggcagtcttcaaacgctatctttgtctacaaggatctcacctaggcatatggttctccaatttacacccaggggttagtgtgtgtttacactacctattgaaaggaagtcaattagctagagatatacatgatcaaatacaatggatatctgtgatctgcatatcttaagctggtctctgcacaaagggtttacctaactcaattacatcctcctgggctcatttggtaacacatttatctgagttgaagatcaggttaatttaggtattcatgcaaaggtgtatttgggccctgacattcaatattctatttcagcatctcagatttatgctctcatcttGACAGTCAcgtttttttctttatatcttaCTTATTGTGTCTGGCTGAGCTGGAGAATCCTGGACACTGGTAAACCCCTATGCTGGGGATTATAATGGAAACACTGTTGTCTTATACACTATCTACACATATGTACTGAATAATACCCACATTACTTCACTAATACTGGAAACTTAGCTCCCTGCTCCCAGCCTACATGGTATTGACTGGAATCATCTATAGATCCACGTCTCCATGTATGGAATAGCACGGTCCACTATAATGTGATGTCACCACAGCAGCACTTTGCTGTCCCACACATCTCGGTCCTTGGCTTTAAATATAACCAGGTCACCTTCTGTATGGAgttctgtatgttctccctgtgttattgtaggtttcctccaggtgctccagttatCTCCCACAGTCTAATTATTTACTGGTAGGTTATTTTGCTTTTGACGGAATCCCTcactttgtgtgtgtttgtggggtaCAGAATGTAGACTACAAGCTGCACTGTGGCAGTGACTGCTGTGACTGATTACAAAGTCTCTATTCCTCTTCCCTATAAATCACTATGAATTTTGCCTTTCTTTTGCTTGCATTTTACTTACGTATAAGAGCTCGTTCCCACATATGTGCTGGAAAAGGGATAAAAATGGGTGAAACCTGTGTTGCACCTTTGCCAATGCAATCCAGTTATCACATGAGAAATAGGTCATCAGAAGTTTAAAAGTTTTATACAGTAGGAATTGTACCTATCGCTTATTTTAATATGGTTTTGAAGCATTTGTTAA
This genomic interval carries:
- the LOC142150409 gene encoding olfactory receptor 5P60-like, yielding MYFFLSHLSLCDVTFTTSVAPIMLHVILNSGGTISDFGCIIQFYACSVTLLTECHLLTVMSYDRYLAICKPLHYSTTMNSSLCFHIIGWCWALGFMISLIFVILMSNLYFCGPNVIDHFFCNFSPLVELSCSDTSILEMVVISIATPETVVETLFIISTYVCIAIAILKIPSAIGKQKAFSTCSSHLAVVCTYYGTLIAVYVCPSRGRSSTTKKILSLLYTVVTPLFNPIIYSLKNQEMKAAIRKRMDKHILEIRNVLHMGLLHRNA